From Spirosoma aerolatum, one genomic window encodes:
- a CDS encoding SusC/RagA family TonB-linked outer membrane protein yields MKHIRTWSWSLFGLIQVGFSSVVFSQSLAINQTNPDRFASAIIASLLNVTGSGSNPLIADRTIRGIVKDETGQGLPGVSVVIKNTGKGTTTDANGAYQLTVPDGASTLVFSFVGYLNQEVALNSQTDVNVTMQVDSKQLNEVVVVGYGTQRKRDLTGSVVAIKGDEVTKVPVTSPVEALQGKIPGADITRTNGYAGQGASIRIRGNRSIANPSNSNNVLYIVDGVQGVAASDINPNDIATIDVLKDASSTAIYGSRGANGVIIITTKRGTTGKAKLSLNSYAGISEVAGYGKFMTGPEYIDFRREAYRASGTWSSPADDPKIFNAPQLDAIQKQQFPVWPDLLLHNGFQQNHQIGITGGTDKTKIYFSAEYFNEKGLMKLDEYNRYSARINVDQTINDWVKVGIQTQLAYIDNDIRRDPFNRASSILPLGTPYDENGNFIAFPLGGSIINPLADEQPNAYKRNTKTNRGTLSTYLELTPFNGFTFRSTLGAIFATSEAGSYYGVNTIDGAGSRSQASITNNQSRNLSWENVFTYKRAIQDHSFTVTAVNSYLTFTNTSSYAGGNNQLIPAQYFYNLTAANQNPFYGSGYTQNKLISFTGRINYSFKDKYLLTVTGRSDGSSKLGEGHKWAFFPSVGLGWRISDEAFMKNQNLVTDLKIRASYGKSGNDVINPYATQNSLSTVSFSYNDANAANAYLINQTIGNQDLQWELTTTADVGLDVGLWNNRITANIDYYDARTNDLIFPYTLPLLTGVTTVNRNIGKTRNRGLEIGITTQNINKKGFSWSSNVTFARNKEMIVSLPNGNVIADDYRNSLIEGQPSQIYYDYKKLGIWQLGEESEAAKYNAIPGDIKIADLNNDGKIDGTDRTIIGSRVPSWTGGFSNDIRYKNFDLNILLVARVGQWISSDYYAKYTRNASSNGASIDYWTPENPTNDYPRPNATRSSTYVTTLTERQASFAKIRNITLGYTIPKAITSKIKVDNLRVYVSGKNLHTFSNLNDFDPEGEGVIDRPLNRLYVFGLNLGF; encoded by the coding sequence ATGAAACACATCCGTACCTGGTCCTGGAGCCTGTTTGGCCTGATACAGGTAGGCTTTTCCAGTGTAGTTTTCTCGCAAAGTCTAGCCATTAACCAGACCAATCCTGATCGATTCGCATCGGCTATAATAGCATCTCTGCTAAACGTTACCGGATCAGGAAGTAATCCCCTCATTGCCGACAGAACCATTCGGGGTATTGTCAAGGATGAAACCGGGCAGGGGTTACCGGGCGTCAGTGTCGTTATTAAAAACACAGGTAAGGGGACCACGACCGACGCCAACGGGGCTTATCAACTCACCGTTCCCGACGGAGCCAGTACGCTGGTATTTAGTTTTGTCGGGTACTTAAACCAGGAGGTAGCGCTCAACAGCCAAACCGACGTAAACGTAACCATGCAGGTTGACAGCAAGCAACTGAATGAGGTTGTTGTGGTTGGTTATGGTACGCAGCGCAAACGTGATCTGACGGGGTCGGTCGTTGCCATCAAAGGCGACGAAGTCACCAAAGTTCCAGTCACCTCGCCCGTTGAAGCCTTACAGGGCAAGATTCCTGGAGCCGATATTACCCGAACAAATGGATATGCTGGGCAAGGCGCTTCGATCCGTATTCGGGGTAATCGTTCGATTGCCAACCCCAGCAACTCCAACAACGTGCTGTACATTGTCGATGGCGTACAGGGCGTTGCCGCATCGGACATCAACCCCAACGATATTGCCACGATTGACGTACTGAAAGATGCCTCATCGACAGCCATTTATGGATCACGAGGGGCCAATGGGGTTATCATTATCACGACCAAACGGGGTACTACCGGCAAAGCGAAACTGAGCCTTAACTCCTACGCCGGTATTTCTGAAGTGGCTGGCTATGGTAAGTTCATGACGGGGCCTGAGTACATCGATTTCCGGCGAGAAGCCTACCGGGCATCGGGCACCTGGAGCAGCCCAGCCGATGATCCGAAGATTTTCAACGCCCCGCAGCTAGATGCCATTCAGAAGCAGCAATTCCCGGTATGGCCTGATTTGCTGTTGCATAACGGCTTTCAGCAGAACCATCAGATTGGCATTACGGGCGGAACCGATAAAACCAAAATCTACTTCTCGGCCGAATATTTTAACGAAAAAGGCTTGATGAAACTGGATGAGTACAATCGCTATTCGGCCCGGATCAACGTCGATCAGACCATCAACGACTGGGTCAAAGTAGGTATCCAGACGCAACTGGCCTACATCGACAATGACATCCGCCGGGACCCGTTCAACCGGGCTTCGAGCATCCTGCCGCTGGGCACTCCATACGACGAAAACGGTAACTTTATTGCGTTTCCGCTGGGTGGGAGCATCATCAATCCACTGGCCGACGAACAACCCAATGCCTATAAACGCAATACCAAAACCAACCGGGGTACACTATCGACGTATCTGGAACTAACCCCCTTCAACGGGTTCACTTTCCGGTCGACACTGGGGGCTATTTTCGCGACTTCCGAAGCAGGCAGTTATTACGGCGTGAACACCATCGACGGTGCGGGCAGCCGTTCGCAGGCATCCATCACCAACAACCAGAGCCGGAACCTGAGCTGGGAAAACGTATTTACTTACAAACGGGCTATCCAGGACCACTCATTCACGGTTACGGCCGTCAACAGTTATCTGACATTTACCAACACATCGAGCTATGCGGGCGGTAACAACCAGTTGATTCCGGCTCAGTATTTCTACAACCTGACGGCCGCCAATCAGAACCCGTTCTACGGCAGTGGCTACACCCAGAATAAGCTCATTTCGTTTACCGGACGGATTAACTACAGTTTCAAAGATAAGTACTTGCTGACGGTTACAGGTCGTTCAGACGGTTCCTCTAAATTGGGCGAAGGGCACAAATGGGCCTTTTTTCCATCAGTTGGCCTGGGCTGGCGGATCAGTGACGAAGCGTTCATGAAGAACCAGAATCTGGTGACCGATCTTAAAATTCGGGCTAGCTACGGAAAATCGGGGAACGACGTGATCAACCCCTACGCTACGCAGAATTCGCTTTCGACCGTGTCCTTTTCATACAACGACGCCAATGCGGCCAATGCCTATTTGATCAACCAAACCATCGGCAATCAGGATTTACAATGGGAATTAACCACAACAGCCGATGTGGGTCTGGACGTGGGGTTATGGAATAATCGCATTACGGCAAACATCGACTACTACGATGCGCGGACCAACGACCTGATTTTCCCCTACACCCTGCCTCTGCTCACGGGCGTAACGACCGTCAATCGAAACATTGGCAAAACCCGAAACCGGGGACTTGAAATCGGTATCACCACGCAGAACATCAATAAGAAAGGTTTTAGCTGGTCGAGCAACGTGACGTTTGCCCGAAACAAAGAGATGATTGTGTCACTGCCCAACGGCAACGTCATTGCCGACGATTACCGGAACTCACTCATCGAAGGTCAGCCTTCGCAGATTTATTACGACTACAAAAAGCTGGGTATCTGGCAATTGGGGGAAGAATCCGAAGCGGCTAAATACAATGCGATTCCCGGTGATATCAAGATTGCCGACCTGAACAACGACGGTAAAATTGACGGCACCGACCGAACAATCATTGGGTCACGTGTACCCTCGTGGACGGGAGGTTTTAGTAACGACATCCGGTACAAAAATTTCGATCTGAACATCTTGCTGGTAGCCCGGGTAGGCCAGTGGATCAGCTCGGATTATTACGCCAAATACACCCGCAACGCCAGCAGCAACGGAGCCAGCATCGATTACTGGACCCCCGAAAACCCAACAAACGATTACCCACGTCCGAATGCGACCCGTAGCTCTACCTACGTCACCACACTGACGGAACGGCAGGCTTCGTTTGCTAAAATTCGGAACATCACACTGGGATACACCATTCCGAAGGCAATCACCAGCAAAATCAAAGTGGATAACCTGCGGGTGTATGTGTCGGGCAAAAATCTGCACACATTCAGCAATCTGAACGATTTCGACCCCGAAGGGGAGGGCGTCATCGACCGTCCGCTCAACCGCCTGTACGTGTTTGGACTAAATCTTGGGTTTTAG